In the genome of Kluyveromyces marxianus DMKU3-1042 DNA, complete genome, chromosome 1, one region contains:
- the EDC3 gene encoding Edc3p, whose translation MLNFKGYQIEIELKDGKRITGTLKQVSPKSLTLTDAVFQDGGVSPIFKIKSDKLQDLKVLKLPPNVIGKHQDRGEKGKDRGEKEREKEKEKSNEIWDTEMSSDFDFQGNLQRFNKKDAFKDFQNIEIPKDETKIPHNEMVTAGNKFSTSSYGSNSNSNSNSNSNSNSGFGSGSGSASVSGSGSASGSESEPHHSESERITESINITHLLRNDSIAASLASQRRTFTCGGKNKIKVPLATPIQLLEMEKLADEKFMFPLKTSLEHSAIHISRLLRNMLKPLQDVATPTVVAFVSGGRSGSRCVSALRCLLSIKDVKCIIVNPFINERESFDDDISSEQLNKIKRFENVHFPDSLAKLKETVGDETPAIIIDALQGFDDTVSDLDFSPDSNDNIAQYINWINSHESTPGCLEIISLDCPAHIDPSSGDVIESDFVHPSTILSTGWPLHCLPKLTQFLPDWKKTYVYDTGIPQQTYLLKPNLRKFHKLDIYPSFSGTQELK comes from the coding sequence ATGCTGAACTTCAAAGGGTATCAGATTGAGATTGAATTGAAGGATGGGAAGCGGATCACGGGTACTTTGAAGCAAGTGAGTCCCAAGTCATTGACTTTGACGGATGCTGTGTTCCAGGACGGTGGGGTTTCTCCTATTTTTAAGATCAAGTCTGACAAATTGCAAGATTTAAAGGTGTTGAAGTTACCACCAAACGTTATTGGAAAGCACCAGGACCGTGGAGAGAAGGGCAAGGACCGTGGCGAGAAGGAGAgggagaaggagaaggagaagagtAACGAGATTTGGGACACTGAAATGTCCTCGGACTTTGATTTCCAAGGAAACTTGCAGAGATTCAATAAGAAGGACGCGTTCAAAGATTTCCAAAACATCGAGATTCCAAAGGATGAGACCAAGATTCCACATAACGAGATGGTCACTGCTGGCAATAAGTTCTCGACTTCTAGTTACGGgtctaattctaattctaattccaattccaattccaattccaattctggatttggttctggttctggttctgcCTCAGTCTCAGGCTCAGGCTCTGCCTCAGGTTCAGAATCTGAACCCCATCATAGCGAATCAGAAAGAATCACTGAGTCAATCAACATCACCCACCTGCTAAGAAACGACTCCATTGCAGCCAGTCTGGCCTCCCAACGTCGTACGTTCACCTGCGGCGGCAAGAACAAGATAAAGGTGCCTCTAGCGACCCCAATCCAACTGCTCgaaatggaaaaattgGCAGACGAGAAATTCATGTTCCCATTGAAAACATCTTTGGAACACTCAGCTATCCACATTTCGAGATTGTTGAGAAACATGTTGAAGCCCCTGCAAGATGTTGCCACGCCTACCGTCGTGGCCTTTGTTTCTGGCGGGAGAAGTGGCTCTCGTTGTGTCTCGGCACTAAGATGCCTACTCTCAATTAAGGACGTCAAGTGCATCATCGTTAACCCATTCATCAACGAGCGCGAAAGCTTCGATGACGATATCTCCTCAGAACAGCTCAACAAGATCAAGAGATTCGAGAATGTTCATTTCCCAGACTCTTTGGCCAAGCTCAAGGAAACTGTCGGCGACGAAACACCAGCAATCATCATTGATGCCCTCCAGGGCTTCGACGATACTGTTTCTGACCTGGACTTCTCCCCAGACTCAAACGACAACATCGCCCAATACATCAATTGGATCAACAGCCATGAGTCCACTCCTGGCTGCCTCGAAATCATTTCCCTCGACTGCCCAGCTCACATTGACCCCTCCTCCGGTGACGTCATAGAATCAGACTTCGTCCACCCATCCACAATCCTCTCCACCGGATGGCCGCTACACTGCCTCCCAAAGCTCACCCAGTTCCTCCCAGACTGGAAAAAGACCTACGTCTACGACACCGGCATTCCACAACAAACCTACTTGCTGAAACCAAACTTGCGCAAGTTCCACAAACTCGACATATATCCAAGCTTCTCGGGCACCCAAGAATTGAAATAG